One genomic window of Microbacterium sp. BH-3-3-3 includes the following:
- a CDS encoding septum formation initiator family protein gives MDRPTLPPRRPVASGTTPAKKTGTKKSAKAAPSPRASRSAPSTPRRVDVREWLGKVRVSGFVVIMLGLVVLGTFVLVPTVGTYMDQRQQIQALENAVAVSRDDVAELESQRERWSDPAYITTQARERLYYTFPGEVVYLIDNDLPVSATPQEQQDVSEDVGQTRTDWMAQLVRSVADSGAAQVAVPTTVEIGVPDPTPAPEATPAP, from the coding sequence GTGGACCGACCGACATTGCCTCCCCGCCGGCCCGTGGCATCCGGCACCACGCCCGCGAAGAAGACCGGCACGAAGAAGTCGGCGAAGGCCGCCCCGTCACCCCGTGCATCGCGCTCGGCGCCGTCGACCCCGCGTCGCGTCGACGTGCGCGAGTGGCTCGGCAAGGTGCGTGTGTCGGGCTTCGTCGTCATCATGCTGGGGCTCGTCGTGCTCGGCACCTTCGTGCTCGTGCCGACCGTGGGCACCTACATGGATCAGCGTCAGCAGATCCAGGCGCTGGAGAACGCGGTCGCCGTCAGCCGCGACGACGTCGCCGAACTGGAGTCGCAGCGAGAGCGCTGGTCCGACCCCGCCTACATCACCACCCAGGCGCGCGAGCGGTTGTATTACACGTTCCCCGGCGAGGTCGTGTACCTCATCGACAACGACCTGCCCGTCTCGGCCACCCCCCAAGAGCAGCAGGACGTCAGCGAGGACGTGGGTCAGACCCGCACCGACTGGATGGCGCAGCTCGTGCGCTCGGTCGCCGACTCGGGTGCCGCGCAGGTGGCCGTGCCGACCACGGTCGAGATCGGCGTGCCCGACCCCACCCCCGCACCCGAGGCGACGCCCGCCCCGTGA
- the eno gene encoding phosphopyruvate hydratase, producing the protein MALIEAVNAREILDSRGNPTVEVEVLLDDGIVQRAAVPSGASTGAFEAYELRDGDKSRYSGKGVLKAVAAVVDELGPAIEGVEASEQRIIDEILIETDGTENKSRTGANAILGVSLAVAKAAADSADLPLFRYLGGPNAHLLPVPLFNVINGGEHADNGIDFQEFFLAPIGAETYSESLRWGTEVYHVLKGELKSAGYNTGLGDEGGFAPDLPSNREGLDFLIRAIEKAGFTPGQDIAVGLDVAATEFFKDGVYTVEGKEWSVDTLVDYFADLVANFPIVTIEDALAEDDWDGWKKLTDAIGSKVQLVGDDLFVTNPQRLQKGIDLGIANSLLVKVNQIGTLSETLDAINLATRSGYTSMLSHRSGETEDTTIADLAVAVNAGQIKTGAPARSERVAKYNQLLRIEEDLGDAAVFAGRSAFPRFKG; encoded by the coding sequence GTGGCACTTATCGAGGCTGTCAACGCGCGCGAGATTCTGGATTCGCGCGGAAACCCGACCGTCGAGGTGGAGGTGCTCCTCGACGACGGCATCGTTCAGCGCGCGGCTGTTCCCTCCGGCGCATCCACCGGCGCCTTCGAGGCCTACGAGCTGCGTGACGGCGACAAGAGCCGCTACAGCGGCAAGGGCGTGCTCAAGGCCGTCGCTGCTGTCGTCGACGAGCTGGGCCCCGCCATCGAGGGCGTCGAAGCCAGCGAGCAGCGCATCATCGACGAGATCCTCATCGAGACCGACGGTACCGAGAACAAGTCGCGCACCGGCGCCAACGCCATCCTCGGCGTCTCGCTCGCCGTCGCCAAGGCCGCCGCCGACAGCGCCGACCTGCCCCTGTTCCGCTACCTCGGCGGCCCCAACGCGCACCTGCTTCCCGTTCCGCTGTTCAACGTCATCAACGGTGGCGAGCACGCCGACAACGGCATCGACTTCCAGGAGTTCTTCCTCGCGCCCATCGGCGCCGAGACCTACAGCGAATCGCTCCGCTGGGGCACCGAGGTCTACCACGTCCTCAAGGGCGAGCTGAAGTCCGCGGGTTACAACACCGGTCTCGGCGACGAGGGCGGCTTCGCCCCCGACCTGCCCAGCAACCGCGAGGGCCTCGACTTCCTCATCCGCGCGATCGAGAAGGCCGGCTTCACCCCCGGTCAGGACATCGCCGTCGGCCTCGACGTCGCCGCCACCGAGTTCTTCAAGGACGGCGTCTACACCGTCGAGGGCAAGGAGTGGAGCGTCGACACGCTCGTCGACTACTTCGCCGACCTCGTCGCGAACTTCCCGATCGTCACGATCGAAGACGCGCTCGCCGAAGACGACTGGGACGGCTGGAAGAAGCTCACCGACGCCATCGGCTCGAAGGTGCAGCTCGTCGGCGACGACCTGTTCGTCACCAACCCCCAGCGTCTGCAGAAGGGCATCGACCTCGGTATCGCCAACTCGCTGCTCGTGAAGGTCAACCAGATCGGCACGCTGAGCGAGACCCTGGATGCCATCAACCTGGCCACCCGTTCGGGCTACACCTCGATGCTGTCGCACCGCTCGGGTGAGACCGAGGACACCACGATCGCCGACCTCGCCGTCGCCGTGAACGCCGGCCAGATCAAGACCGGTGCCCCGGCGCGCAGCGAGCGCGTCGCGAAGTACAACCAGCTGCTCCGCATCGAAGAAGACCTCGGCGACGCCGCGGTGTTCGCGGGCCGCTCGGCGTTCCCCCGCTTCAAGGGCTGA
- a CDS encoding SGNH/GDSL hydrolase family protein, producing the protein MALAAASSVAVLGATAVALRTLISRQAAIARRRIGKPLGEQALDADRVWRRKKHDGRPVELLVLGDSIAAGLGAGHRRDTLGARLAKGIARAAARPVRLRTAAVVGSETSALAAQIAALPPDYRADVAVVVVGGNDVTHRVPPVRAAAQLEQAVGALTARGTAVVVGTCPDLGTLRAVPQPLRTLASRSSRQLAAAQARAAERAGARVVGLARAVGPVFAERPDEMFSIDRFHPSALGYRRTAEALLPAVLGALRGDAEPSRSVSPLPPADVPANP; encoded by the coding sequence GTGGCCCTCGCCGCCGCGTCGTCGGTCGCGGTGCTGGGGGCCACGGCGGTGGCCCTGCGTACCCTCATCTCGCGTCAGGCGGCGATCGCCCGGCGCCGCATCGGCAAGCCGCTCGGGGAACAGGCTCTGGATGCCGACCGCGTCTGGCGCCGGAAGAAGCACGACGGTCGACCGGTCGAGCTTCTGGTGCTGGGGGACTCGATCGCTGCGGGTCTGGGCGCCGGACACCGGCGCGACACCCTGGGGGCACGGCTCGCCAAGGGCATCGCCCGCGCGGCCGCGCGACCCGTGCGCCTGCGCACCGCCGCGGTCGTGGGATCGGAGACCTCGGCGCTCGCGGCGCAGATCGCCGCCCTTCCGCCGGACTACCGCGCCGACGTCGCCGTCGTCGTGGTGGGCGGCAACGACGTCACGCACCGCGTTCCCCCCGTGCGCGCCGCGGCGCAGCTCGAGCAGGCCGTCGGCGCCTTGACGGCCCGGGGGACGGCCGTGGTCGTGGGAACCTGCCCCGACCTCGGCACGCTGCGCGCGGTGCCGCAGCCGCTGCGCACCCTCGCGTCGCGCTCCTCGCGCCAGCTGGCGGCGGCGCAGGCCCGCGCCGCCGAGCGTGCCGGCGCGCGAGTGGTGGGCCTGGCCCGGGCGGTGGGACCGGTCTTCGCCGAACGCCCCGACGAGATGTTCAGCATCGACCGCTTCCATCCCAGCGCCCTGGGTTACCGGCGCACGGCCGAGGCCCTGCTGCCGGCGGTGCTCGGCGCCCTCCGGGGCGACGCGGAGCCGTCGCGCTCGGTGTCGCCGCTGCCTCCCGCCGACGTCCCGGCCAACCCATAG
- a CDS encoding S8 family serine peptidase — MKRVVAGVASIVVAMVLTGAATAPPVLTGTAPSAPANATPAPPVPEDPTDSVRASEYWLDQYGVREAWNTTRGAGQKIAIIDTGIGRGPVEFNGAIAGGTDVSGVGSSDGRTPVGAVDANHGSWVASLAASRGTGNGRGMIGVAPEAELLSISVGFGASTTKPFTEQIAEAMRWAVDNGATVINLSLTTNTLDWDRSWDDAFEYAFDNDVVVVVAAGNRGSGTDRVGAPATIPGVLAVGGVDPNGTASSSASTQGITIGLSAPSERLRGVSADGTLVQWNGTSGAAPIVAGIAALVRAAHPDLDADNVLNRLISTAKPAAGATTVPDKLYGYGLVNAAAAISARVDTVSENPLGSLSEWIRLYRRADAEPAPTPTATAVEIPPLPPVTSAPEAGSPLLPSRDSVLYGSLPLGAGTLAAIMIALGVTAAARRIRQARISREPSRTTNEESLTS; from the coding sequence ATGAAACGCGTCGTCGCGGGGGTGGCATCCATCGTCGTCGCGATGGTGCTGACCGGCGCGGCGACCGCTCCGCCCGTGCTGACCGGCACGGCTCCCTCGGCCCCCGCGAACGCCACACCGGCTCCGCCCGTGCCCGAGGACCCCACCGACTCGGTCCGCGCGTCGGAGTACTGGCTCGACCAGTACGGCGTGCGCGAGGCGTGGAACACCACGCGCGGCGCGGGGCAGAAGATCGCGATCATCGACACCGGGATCGGGCGCGGCCCCGTCGAGTTCAACGGTGCGATCGCGGGGGGCACCGACGTGTCGGGTGTCGGTTCGTCGGACGGGCGCACCCCGGTCGGCGCCGTCGACGCCAACCACGGCAGCTGGGTCGCCTCGCTCGCGGCTTCGCGGGGGACCGGTAACGGCCGCGGCATGATCGGGGTGGCACCCGAAGCGGAGCTGCTGTCGATCTCGGTCGGTTTCGGCGCCTCGACGACCAAACCGTTCACCGAGCAGATCGCCGAGGCCATGAGGTGGGCGGTCGACAACGGTGCGACCGTCATCAACCTGTCGCTGACCACCAACACCCTCGACTGGGACCGCAGCTGGGACGACGCGTTCGAGTACGCCTTCGACAACGACGTCGTGGTGGTCGTCGCCGCGGGCAACCGGGGGAGTGGTACCGACCGCGTCGGGGCGCCCGCCACGATCCCGGGCGTCCTCGCCGTGGGCGGCGTCGACCCGAACGGCACCGCGAGCAGCAGCGCGTCGACGCAGGGCATCACGATCGGGCTGTCGGCGCCGAGTGAGCGCCTGCGCGGGGTGTCGGCCGACGGCACGCTCGTGCAATGGAACGGTACGAGCGGGGCCGCTCCCATCGTCGCCGGCATCGCCGCCCTCGTTCGCGCGGCCCACCCCGACCTGGATGCCGATAACGTCCTCAACCGTCTGATCAGCACCGCGAAGCCCGCCGCCGGCGCCACGACCGTGCCCGACAAGCTCTACGGTTACGGACTCGTCAACGCGGCGGCAGCCATCTCGGCGCGGGTCGACACCGTCTCGGAGAACCCGCTCGGGAGCCTGTCGGAGTGGATCCGGCTCTACCGTCGGGCCGACGCGGAACCCGCGCCGACCCCGACCGCCACGGCGGTCGAGATTCCACCGCTGCCGCCGGTGACATCGGCGCCCGAGGCGGGTTCGCCTCTGCTGCCGTCGCGCGATAGCGTTCTGTACGGATCGCTGCCGCTCGGCGCGGGCACACTGGCCGCTATAATGATTGCGCTCGGTGTCACTGCTGCTGCCCGGCGAATAAGACAGGCGCGCATCTCCCGCGAGCCGAGCCGCACCACAAACGAGGAGTCCCTCACATCGTGA
- a CDS encoding O-methyltransferase — protein MPTHDDVDAFLTRTLVGSDPILDAALSAQHAAGLPSIEVAPVNAKFLHLLTRMAGARRVLEIGTLGGYSTIWFARAVGEGGRVVSIEAESANAELARANLRRAGVGDRVDVRVGRGADVLPSLEGEEAFDFVFIDADKESNTLYLDWAARLGRPGTVVVLDNVVRGGDVADADATDSKVQGARRGILMLGSDPRFDATALQTLDRKGWDGVALAIVVDAGEAGAAS, from the coding sequence GTGCCCACCCACGACGACGTCGACGCCTTCCTGACCCGCACGCTCGTCGGCTCCGACCCGATCCTGGATGCCGCGCTCTCGGCGCAGCACGCGGCGGGCCTCCCCTCGATCGAGGTCGCCCCCGTCAACGCCAAGTTCCTGCACCTGCTCACGCGTATGGCCGGCGCTCGCCGCGTGCTCGAGATCGGCACCCTCGGCGGATACTCGACGATCTGGTTCGCCCGCGCCGTCGGCGAGGGAGGGCGGGTCGTGTCGATCGAGGCCGAATCGGCCAACGCCGAGCTCGCACGGGCCAACCTGCGGCGCGCCGGCGTGGGCGACCGTGTCGACGTGCGCGTGGGGCGGGGCGCCGACGTGCTCCCCTCCCTCGAGGGCGAGGAGGCCTTCGACTTCGTCTTCATCGACGCCGACAAGGAATCCAACACGCTGTATCTCGACTGGGCCGCACGGCTCGGGCGTCCGGGCACGGTCGTCGTGCTCGACAACGTCGTGCGCGGGGGAGACGTCGCCGATGCCGACGCCACCGACTCGAAGGTGCAGGGCGCGCGCCGCGGCATCCTGATGCTCGGAAGCGACCCCCGCTTCGACGCCACCGCCCTGCAGACCCTCGACCGCAAGGGCTGGGACGGTGTGGCCCTCGCGATCGTCGTGGATGCCGGAGAGGCCGGCGCCGCGTCCTGA
- a CDS encoding winged helix-turn-helix domain-containing protein, with protein MTTTLRRADARRIALAAQGFARARPEMVGTRQITGALHRMRILQIDSVNVFARSHYMPLFARLGAYDTGLLDKLAFSRRPTWVESWAHVASLVSVDDWPLLQFRRDAMRAKYGDDEWARANRPLLDWLRDELAARGPLRPADIDHDARSGSRGSWWGWDDVKNGLERLWLSGDVAIAGRRGFERRYGLASDVLPAAALQTSVPRVAAIAELVRRAAVAYGVATAADLADYWRIRDRPVVLAAIRDLVDTGELLPVEVEGWLVAGRPAKAWLHRDAARPRKLDVAAILTPFDPMVWFRDRAERLFDFDYRIEIYTPAPQRRFGYYSLPVVVGDDVVGRLDLKADRANSTLRVQSAWWEQGAPPDAADRVAEELRTAARWQGLERVTVSRWGDAVDAIAGALRAERHDHPDDRANVNAPPPVRGGA; from the coding sequence ATGACCACGACGCTTCGTCGCGCCGACGCGCGCCGTATCGCCCTTGCCGCGCAGGGCTTCGCCCGCGCCCGTCCCGAGATGGTGGGCACGCGCCAGATCACCGGGGCGCTGCATCGCATGCGCATCCTTCAGATCGACTCGGTCAACGTCTTCGCGCGCTCCCACTACATGCCGCTGTTCGCCCGCCTCGGCGCCTACGACACCGGGCTGCTCGACAAGCTCGCGTTCTCGCGGCGGCCGACCTGGGTCGAGTCGTGGGCGCACGTGGCGTCGCTCGTCTCGGTCGACGATTGGCCGCTGCTGCAGTTCCGTCGCGACGCGATGCGCGCCAAGTACGGCGACGACGAGTGGGCGCGGGCGAATCGGCCCCTGCTCGACTGGCTGCGCGACGAACTGGCCGCGCGCGGGCCGCTCCGACCGGCCGACATCGACCACGACGCCCGAAGCGGCTCGCGGGGGTCGTGGTGGGGGTGGGACGACGTGAAGAACGGGCTGGAGCGACTGTGGCTGAGCGGCGACGTCGCCATCGCCGGACGCCGGGGGTTCGAGAGACGCTACGGGCTGGCATCCGATGTGCTGCCGGCGGCGGCGCTCCAGACATCGGTCCCCCGCGTCGCGGCCATCGCCGAGCTCGTGCGCCGCGCCGCCGTCGCGTACGGCGTCGCCACCGCGGCCGACCTGGCCGATTACTGGCGCATCCGCGACCGCCCCGTGGTCCTCGCCGCGATCCGCGATCTGGTCGACACCGGCGAGCTGCTTCCCGTCGAGGTCGAGGGCTGGCTCGTGGCGGGTCGCCCCGCGAAAGCCTGGCTGCATCGCGACGCCGCCCGCCCTCGCAAGCTCGACGTCGCGGCCATTCTCACCCCGTTCGATCCGATGGTGTGGTTCCGTGACCGTGCCGAGCGACTCTTCGACTTCGATTACCGGATCGAGATCTACACGCCCGCGCCGCAGCGGCGGTTCGGGTACTACTCGCTGCCGGTCGTGGTGGGCGACGACGTGGTGGGCCGCCTCGACCTCAAAGCCGATCGCGCGAACAGCACTCTCCGCGTGCAGTCGGCCTGGTGGGAGCAGGGGGCGCCGCCCGATGCCGCCGACCGAGTCGCCGAAGAGCTGCGAACCGCGGCGCGGTGGCAGGGCCTGGAGCGCGTGACGGTCTCGCGCTGGGGCGACGCGGTGGACGCCATCGCGGGGGCGTTGCGCGCCGAGCGGCACGACCACCCCGACGACCGCGCCAACGTAAACGCGCCCCCTCCGGTGAGAGGGGGCGCGTGA
- a CDS encoding NAD(P)/FAD-dependent oxidoreductase, whose amino-acid sequence MTTTVPRILIVGGGYAGFYTAWKLEKLLGRNEAEVTLVDPLPYMTYQPFLPEVAAGEIEPRHVVVSLRRHLKRTTVIAGKITGISHATKSATISPIAGDETFEQSYDHIVVTAGAVSRTFPIPGIADNAIGLKTIEEAVAIRDRLTSNFDKASVLPAGPERDRLLTVVVVGGGFAGIEVFAELRAYASSLLKQYPTLAFEDTHFHLIEAMGRIMPEVSQKTSEWVLADLAKKGAFVHLDTQVKGAVDGVIELSTGENLPTDLIIWTAGVMANPTVVRGSDLPVEERGRIRTRPDLRVGTEEEIVQGAWAAGDVSAVPDLSGGGVGGFCVPNAQHAVRQGKLMAKNLVAVLRGEEPKEYNHKNLGAVAGLGLYNGAFQSGNIALTGLIAWFAHRGYHGLAMPTWERKFRVVGDWVQNFLHGREVVNLEAVQQPRAAFEEFAARPRPAAPAADAPAPAAPAEKKAEPVAAK is encoded by the coding sequence GTGACCACTACCGTGCCCAGAATCCTCATCGTCGGTGGGGGCTACGCAGGTTTCTACACCGCGTGGAAGCTCGAGAAGCTCCTCGGCCGTAACGAGGCCGAAGTCACGCTCGTCGACCCGCTGCCGTACATGACGTACCAGCCGTTCCTCCCCGAGGTCGCCGCCGGCGAGATCGAGCCGCGCCACGTCGTGGTGAGCCTGCGCCGCCACCTCAAGCGCACCACCGTCATCGCGGGCAAGATCACCGGGATCTCGCACGCCACCAAGTCGGCGACGATCTCTCCGATCGCCGGTGACGAGACGTTCGAGCAGAGCTACGACCACATCGTCGTGACCGCCGGCGCCGTGTCGCGCACGTTCCCGATCCCGGGCATCGCCGACAACGCCATCGGGCTCAAGACCATCGAAGAGGCCGTGGCCATCCGCGACCGCCTCACGTCGAACTTCGACAAGGCGTCGGTGCTGCCCGCCGGTCCCGAGCGGGACCGCCTGCTGACCGTCGTCGTCGTCGGTGGTGGCTTCGCCGGCATCGAGGTCTTCGCGGAGCTCCGCGCGTACGCGTCGTCGCTGCTCAAGCAGTACCCCACGCTCGCGTTCGAGGACACGCACTTCCACCTCATCGAGGCGATGGGCCGCATCATGCCCGAGGTGTCGCAGAAGACGAGCGAGTGGGTGCTCGCCGACCTCGCGAAGAAGGGTGCCTTCGTGCACCTCGACACGCAGGTCAAGGGCGCCGTCGACGGCGTCATCGAGCTGTCGACCGGCGAGAACCTGCCGACCGACCTCATCATCTGGACCGCCGGTGTCATGGCCAACCCCACGGTCGTCCGTGGCAGCGACCTGCCCGTCGAAGAGCGTGGTCGCATCCGCACGCGCCCCGACCTGCGCGTCGGCACCGAAGAAGAGATCGTCCAGGGTGCCTGGGCCGCCGGAGACGTCTCGGCTGTCCCCGACCTGTCGGGTGGCGGCGTGGGCGGCTTCTGCGTTCCCAACGCCCAGCACGCGGTGCGCCAGGGCAAGCTCATGGCGAAGAACCTCGTCGCGGTGCTGCGCGGCGAGGAGCCCAAGGAGTACAACCACAAGAACCTCGGCGCCGTCGCCGGCCTGGGGCTCTACAACGGCGCATTCCAGTCGGGCAACATCGCGCTGACCGGCCTGATCGCCTGGTTCGCCCACCGCGGTTACCACGGTCTGGCCATGCCGACGTGGGAGCGCAAGTTCCGCGTCGTCGGCGACTGGGTGCAGAACTTCCTGCACGGTCGCGAGGTCGTCAACCTCGAGGCCGTCCAGCAGCCCCGCGCCGCGTTCGAGGAGTTCGCCGCGCGCCCGCGTCCGGCGGCGCCCGCGGCCGACGCTCCGGCGCCGGCAGCTCCGGCCGAGAAGAAGGCCGAGCCCGTCGCGGCGAAGTGA
- a CDS encoding cytochrome c oxidase assembly protein, whose amino-acid sequence MASAAYLVGVARLRRRGEEWPLRRTIGFFALGLLPYAAIELGFLAVFSAELRWAFSTRIALLIFAVPAGIAAGRPLDLAARLGAGAVIERVLASRVTRIFGNAMVATVVIAAVFCLFLTPLAGILRVNPVVEASLGVVVPLVGLAMVLPMMALGAVHSGTFIAIEFLLAFVELLIDSVPGLLLRLNDSVVDLIPDAVQTMSWWPSTLHDQHLAGDMIWFIAEFADVPILVILLVRWMRTDRVEAQGFDELSDEEYDEMTRAHLRGER is encoded by the coding sequence GTGGCATCCGCGGCCTACCTCGTCGGTGTCGCGCGTCTGCGTCGTCGGGGCGAGGAGTGGCCCCTGCGCCGGACGATCGGGTTCTTCGCACTCGGGCTCCTGCCGTACGCCGCGATCGAGCTCGGATTCCTCGCGGTCTTCTCGGCCGAGCTCCGCTGGGCGTTCTCGACCCGCATCGCGCTGCTGATCTTCGCCGTCCCGGCCGGGATCGCCGCCGGACGCCCGCTCGACCTGGCCGCCCGACTGGGCGCGGGCGCCGTGATCGAGCGCGTCCTCGCCTCCCGCGTCACGCGGATCTTCGGCAACGCAATGGTGGCCACCGTCGTCATCGCCGCGGTGTTCTGCCTCTTCTTGACCCCGCTCGCCGGCATCCTGCGTGTGAACCCCGTCGTCGAGGCGTCGCTGGGGGTGGTCGTGCCGCTCGTCGGGCTCGCGATGGTGCTGCCGATGATGGCGCTGGGGGCCGTGCACTCGGGCACCTTCATCGCGATCGAGTTCCTGCTGGCTTTCGTCGAGCTGCTGATCGACTCCGTCCCCGGGCTGCTGCTGCGCCTCAACGACTCGGTCGTCGACCTGATCCCGGATGCCGTGCAGACGATGTCGTGGTGGCCGTCGACGCTGCACGATCAGCATCTCGCCGGCGACATGATCTGGTTCATCGCCGAGTTCGCCGACGTGCCGATCCTCGTCATCCTGCTCGTCCGCTGGATGCGCACCGACCGCGTCGAGGCCCAGGGCTTCGACGAGCTCTCCGACGAGGAGTACGACGAGATGACCCGCGCGCACCTGCGCGGCGAACGCTGA
- a CDS encoding LemA family protein: MWEWLVPVIVIVGILAIAGIYLWATYNALVALNVRVDEAWSDITVQLKRRADLLPNLIETVKGYAAHEKAVFENVTRARAETLSAQSPAEAGVAEGHMQQALKSLFAVAEAYPQLQASQNFLQLQHSIVDTEDKIQASRRFYNGGVRELNTKIKVFPNNLFARQLGFREREFFEVVDGAAIAEPPRVQF, translated from the coding sequence ATGTGGGAGTGGCTTGTACCGGTCATCGTGATCGTCGGCATTCTGGCGATCGCCGGGATCTACCTGTGGGCCACCTACAACGCCCTGGTCGCGTTGAACGTGCGTGTCGACGAGGCCTGGAGTGACATCACCGTGCAGCTCAAGCGTCGCGCCGACCTGCTGCCCAACCTCATCGAGACGGTGAAGGGCTACGCGGCCCACGAGAAAGCCGTGTTCGAGAACGTCACCCGCGCCCGCGCCGAGACGCTGTCGGCCCAGAGCCCGGCCGAGGCCGGTGTCGCCGAGGGGCACATGCAGCAGGCGCTCAAGTCGCTGTTCGCCGTTGCCGAGGCGTACCCGCAGCTCCAGGCGAGCCAGAACTTCCTGCAGCTGCAGCACTCGATCGTCGACACCGAAGACAAGATCCAGGCCTCGCGCCGGTTCTACAACGGGGGTGTGCGGGAGCTGAACACGAAGATCAAGGTCTTCCCCAACAACCTCTTCGCGCGTCAGCTCGGTTTCCGCGAGCGCGAGTTCTTCGAGGTCGTCGACGGTGCGGCGATCGCGGAACCCCCACGCGTGCAGTTCTGA
- the hisS gene encoding histidine--tRNA ligase, which translates to MRDFLPADKARRERVLAVIRERYRAHGFDEIETPVMEEYSRLHAGIGGDNEKLSFSILKRGMDAEGIRAAADDPAALADLGLRYDLTVPLARFYATNRAQLPTVFRAIQMAPVWRAERPQKGRYRQFLQCDIDIIGDASARAEAELMTASLDVLDALGLEGGTIRVNDRRVLDAMLDVFGFAPDERPGVLITIDKLDKIGASGVVAELRDRGATPEAADAVAAYLERPRPDGVRFDDDGIRAALPDGIPDEVIAHLVALGETVAAARGADAPLVFDPFLVRGMGYYTGTIFELAHPSVDYSLGGGGRYDGMIGRFLGQDVPAVGFSIGFERIVDMLQDAEDTGERAVVLVHDRDVALEDLLRVKAELVADGARVRLEQRTKNLKALLERASADGYTSFATVNAGTTSASLEIKPLG; encoded by the coding sequence ATGCGCGACTTCCTCCCCGCTGACAAAGCCCGTCGCGAGCGCGTGCTCGCCGTCATCCGCGAGCGCTACCGCGCCCACGGCTTCGACGAGATCGAGACGCCCGTGATGGAGGAGTACTCGCGGCTGCACGCCGGGATCGGCGGCGACAACGAGAAGCTGTCGTTCAGCATCCTGAAGCGGGGAATGGATGCCGAGGGCATCCGCGCCGCCGCCGACGACCCGGCCGCTCTCGCCGACCTCGGCCTGCGCTACGACCTCACCGTTCCGCTCGCCCGGTTCTACGCCACGAACCGTGCCCAGCTGCCGACGGTGTTCCGCGCGATCCAGATGGCGCCGGTCTGGCGGGCGGAGCGCCCCCAGAAGGGCCGGTACCGCCAGTTCCTGCAGTGCGACATCGACATCATCGGCGACGCGTCGGCCCGCGCCGAGGCCGAGCTGATGACGGCGAGCCTCGACGTGCTCGACGCGCTGGGGCTCGAGGGCGGAACGATCCGTGTCAACGACCGTCGCGTCCTCGACGCGATGCTCGACGTGTTCGGTTTCGCCCCCGACGAGCGGCCCGGGGTCCTGATCACGATCGACAAGCTCGACAAGATCGGCGCCTCGGGTGTCGTCGCCGAGCTGCGTGACCGCGGAGCGACGCCCGAGGCGGCCGACGCCGTCGCGGCCTACCTCGAACGTCCTCGCCCCGACGGCGTGCGCTTCGACGACGACGGCATCCGCGCCGCCCTGCCCGACGGCATCCCCGACGAGGTCATCGCGCACCTCGTGGCGCTCGGCGAGACGGTGGCCGCCGCACGCGGCGCCGACGCGCCGCTGGTCTTCGACCCGTTCCTCGTTCGAGGCATGGGGTACTACACCGGCACGATCTTCGAGCTGGCCCACCCGAGCGTCGACTACTCGCTGGGCGGGGGCGGTCGTTACGACGGCATGATCGGGCGTTTCCTCGGTCAGGACGTTCCGGCCGTCGGGTTCTCGATCGGCTTCGAGCGCATCGTCGACATGTTGCAGGATGCCGAGGACACCGGCGAGCGAGCCGTGGTGCTCGTGCACGATCGCGACGTCGCCCTCGAGGACCTGCTGCGGGTGAAGGCGGAGCTCGTGGCCGACGGCGCGCGTGTACGTCTCGAGCAGCGCACGAAGAACCTCAAGGCTCTGCTCGAACGGGCGAGCGCCGACGGATACACGTCGTTCGCGACGGTGAACGCCGGAACGACGAGCGCGTCGCTGGAGATCAAGCCGCTCGGCTGA
- a CDS encoding DUF501 domain-containing protein — MTTTHLPPASDADLAVLQAQLGRVPRGVIGIAARCVCGNPTVVATSPRLDDGSPFPTFYYLTHPAATAAMSVLEAGHVMVEFTDELAADEDLRAEYLAAHEAYLRDRAAYGEPEEIAGISAGGMPTRVKCLHALAGHSLAAGPGVNPIGDRALERGTFSPERCECESPGTGG, encoded by the coding sequence ATGACTACCACGCACCTTCCCCCCGCGTCCGACGCCGACCTCGCCGTGCTGCAGGCGCAGCTGGGTCGCGTGCCCCGCGGGGTCATCGGCATCGCCGCGCGGTGCGTCTGCGGCAACCCGACCGTCGTGGCCACGTCGCCCCGACTCGATGACGGCAGCCCGTTTCCGACGTTCTACTACCTCACGCACCCCGCGGCCACGGCGGCGATGTCGGTGCTCGAGGCCGGTCACGTCATGGTGGAGTTCACCGACGAGCTCGCCGCCGACGAAGACCTGCGCGCCGAGTACCTCGCCGCGCACGAGGCCTATCTGCGCGATCGCGCGGCGTACGGCGAGCCCGAGGAGATCGCGGGGATCTCGGCGGGTGGCATGCCCACCCGGGTGAAGTGTCTGCACGCCCTCGCCGGTCACTCCCTGGCCGCCGGGCCGGGTGTGAACCCCATCGGCGACCGTGCACTGGAGCGCGGCACCTTCTCGCCCGAGCGCTGCGAGTGCGAGAGCCCCGGGACCGGCGGATGA